Proteins found in one Arthrobacter sp. U41 genomic segment:
- a CDS encoding TPM domain-containing protein, translating to MRSTYKRLLTVLGVAGLLAFPAAPALAEDPVALDPVTKVVDSAGVLGDRRGEVEQAIKQLGTDHAMTFHVVYVKKFENPTDRVEWATAVAEKASLGPNAMMLSVATDTRQYQLSKPTNSKITNAQRDSIVTSAVDPNLRNGDYAQAAVDAAAAIGDAAGGGKGTVPSEGGAGNAVLVGVGVVAAGGAGAYLYLRNRRKKAAAGAVSGTSAQGAELDPLAGLTVEELRRKSGSLLIEADDAIKSSEQELGFAQAQYGDAAVGNFTKALQDAKGHMTESFKLQQQLDDHIPDTEEQQRAWLGEIIRRSEAALASLQEQKADFDSLRELEKNAPQALAAVSAGADEAEAKIASAEQSLIELRAKYAESALVQVADNINQAKERLAFVQNASVTAQEKLSAGEGSLAAVAVRAAEESLHQTNVLIGAITKVAGNLDEARSGLESAVVDTSQDLAQARAMIQSGAHPELAGPVAAVEASLARVKTEIQGGKIDPIATLERVETAHQSLDAALSGIRDQQEQARRAQASLQQSIMSAQAQISATSDYITARRGGVGTEARTRLAEAQRNLDYAMSISRTDPVTALQYAQQSHALAAQAAQLAQSDVDHFGGYANQGYGRGGMFGGGGGGGLGGAILGGILINSILHGGGGGGGWGGGGDSGGGGDSGGGWGGDFGGGGDF from the coding sequence ATGCGCTCTACCTATAAACGTCTCCTCACTGTGCTTGGCGTCGCCGGACTGCTGGCGTTTCCGGCCGCTCCGGCCCTCGCCGAAGATCCGGTGGCGCTTGACCCCGTCACGAAGGTCGTTGACTCCGCCGGCGTCCTGGGCGACCGGAGGGGTGAAGTCGAACAGGCCATCAAGCAGCTCGGTACCGACCATGCGATGACGTTCCACGTTGTCTATGTGAAGAAGTTCGAGAACCCCACCGACCGTGTTGAATGGGCCACCGCAGTGGCGGAAAAGGCAAGCCTTGGCCCCAACGCCATGATGCTGTCGGTTGCCACGGACACCCGCCAGTACCAGTTGAGCAAGCCCACTAACAGCAAAATCACGAACGCCCAGCGCGACTCCATCGTGACCAGCGCAGTTGACCCGAACCTGCGCAACGGAGACTACGCACAGGCCGCCGTTGATGCCGCCGCGGCCATCGGTGATGCCGCCGGCGGAGGCAAGGGCACGGTCCCGTCAGAGGGCGGCGCCGGCAATGCCGTCCTGGTCGGCGTGGGAGTTGTTGCGGCAGGCGGAGCGGGCGCTTACCTTTACCTCCGCAACCGGAGGAAGAAGGCCGCCGCGGGAGCGGTCTCGGGCACAAGTGCGCAGGGCGCCGAGCTTGATCCGCTGGCCGGGCTCACCGTCGAGGAATTGCGCCGCAAGAGCGGCTCACTGCTGATCGAGGCGGACGACGCCATCAAGTCCAGTGAGCAGGAGCTTGGCTTCGCGCAGGCACAGTACGGCGACGCCGCCGTCGGAAACTTCACAAAGGCTCTGCAGGACGCCAAGGGCCACATGACCGAGTCCTTCAAACTGCAGCAGCAGCTCGATGACCACATCCCCGATACCGAGGAGCAGCAGCGGGCCTGGCTGGGCGAGATCATCCGCCGTTCCGAGGCCGCGCTGGCCTCCCTCCAGGAGCAGAAGGCCGACTTCGATTCGCTGCGCGAGCTGGAGAAGAATGCCCCGCAGGCGCTTGCCGCGGTCAGCGCCGGCGCGGACGAGGCGGAAGCCAAGATCGCCAGCGCCGAGCAGTCGCTCATTGAACTGCGCGCCAAGTACGCCGAGAGCGCGCTCGTGCAGGTGGCCGACAACATCAACCAGGCCAAGGAACGCCTGGCCTTCGTGCAGAACGCCTCCGTCACCGCCCAGGAGAAGCTCAGCGCCGGTGAAGGCAGCCTTGCCGCCGTCGCCGTCCGGGCCGCGGAAGAGAGCCTGCACCAGACGAACGTGCTGATCGGCGCCATCACCAAGGTCGCCGGCAACCTTGACGAGGCACGCAGCGGCCTCGAGTCCGCCGTCGTTGACACCTCCCAGGACCTGGCCCAGGCCCGGGCCATGATCCAGTCCGGGGCGCACCCCGAACTTGCCGGCCCGGTCGCCGCGGTGGAAGCCTCACTGGCACGGGTCAAAACAGAAATCCAGGGCGGCAAAATCGATCCGATCGCCACCCTGGAACGGGTCGAGACGGCGCACCAGTCGCTGGATGCGGCCCTCTCGGGCATCCGGGACCAGCAGGAGCAGGCCCGCCGGGCGCAGGCCTCACTGCAGCAGAGCATCATGTCCGCGCAGGCGCAGATCAGCGCAACCTCGGACTACATCACCGCCCGCCGCGGCGGGGTGGGCACCGAGGCCCGGACCCGCCTGGCTGAGGCCCAGCGGAACCTGGACTACGCCATGTCCATTTCGCGCACCGATCCCGTCACCGCCCTGCAGTACGCCCAGCAGTCGCACGCACTGGCGGCGCAGGCGGCACAGCTGGCACAGTCCGACGTCGACCACTTCGGCGGCTACGCCAACCAGGGCTACGGCCGCGGCGGAATGTTCGGCGGCGGCGGAGGCGGCGGCCTGGGCGGGGCCATCCTCGGCGGCATCCTGATCAATTCCATCCTGCACGGCGGAGGAGGAGGCGGCGGCTGGGGCGGCGGCGGCGATTCCGGCGGGGGCGGCGATTCCGGCGGCGGCTGGGGCGGCGACTTCGGCGGCGGCGGCGACTTCTAG
- a CDS encoding M48 metallopeptidase family protein: MAGNSPPPAGKPANRRPAEPTGSPATPAASPLTTADGAPVEVRRSARRRRTVAAFWENGTAVVAIPASFSRAQEREWVHRMLEKLRRQGERGSRGAGGRRPRSDDALAAHAAELSAKYFGGRAVPSSVRWVSNQNARWGSATPSDGTIRLSDKLQPMPQWVIDYVLLHELAHLLVAGHNAAFWRLLGAYPETARAKAFLEGVSFATSRGIAPDGDGEAKADADAAEVPG; the protein is encoded by the coding sequence ATGGCCGGGAACAGCCCCCCGCCGGCAGGCAAGCCGGCAAACAGGCGGCCGGCCGAGCCGACCGGCAGCCCGGCCACGCCGGCAGCCTCGCCGCTGACCACTGCCGACGGCGCCCCGGTGGAGGTGCGGCGCTCCGCCCGCCGCCGCCGGACCGTTGCGGCCTTCTGGGAGAACGGCACCGCCGTGGTCGCCATCCCCGCCTCCTTCAGCCGGGCCCAGGAACGCGAATGGGTGCACCGGATGCTCGAGAAGCTGCGGCGCCAGGGGGAGCGGGGTAGCCGCGGTGCCGGAGGGCGCCGTCCGCGCAGCGACGACGCCCTGGCGGCGCACGCCGCCGAGCTCTCCGCAAAGTACTTCGGCGGCCGGGCGGTGCCGTCCTCGGTCCGCTGGGTGAGCAACCAGAACGCCCGCTGGGGGTCCGCGACGCCGTCGGACGGGACCATCCGGCTCTCGGACAAGCTTCAACCCATGCCGCAGTGGGTCATCGACTATGTGCTGCTCCACGAACTGGCGCACCTGCTCGTGGCAGGCCACAACGCCGCGTTCTGGCGGCTCCTCGGGGCCTACCCGGAAACCGCCCGGGCCAAGGCCTTCCTCGAGGGCGTCTCCTTCGCCACCTCCCGCGGCATCGCGCCGGACGGCGACGGTGAGGCCAAGGCCGACGCCGACGCGGCCGAAGTCCCCGGCTGA
- a CDS encoding PspA/IM30 family protein, translated as MKQSIFGRMAQLAKANINSLLDQAEDPQKMLDQMVRDYTNNIAEAESAVAQTIGNLRMLQDDYNEDIKNAQDWGNKALAASRKADEYRAKGDTVDAEKFDNLAKVALQRQMSAENEAKSAEPSIASQTEVVDKLKHGLGQMKGKLNELTSKRNELVARSKTAAAQTQVHDAMKSIDFMDPTSEVGRFEEKIRREEARVRGQQELAASSLDAQFNSLEDLGEQTEIEARLAALKSGASPAAIGASESRRPAGSTVEEADFDKL; from the coding sequence ATGAAGCAGTCCATTTTCGGCCGCATGGCGCAGCTGGCGAAGGCCAACATCAATTCCCTGCTGGACCAGGCTGAGGATCCGCAGAAGATGCTGGACCAGATGGTCCGGGATTACACCAACAACATCGCCGAGGCCGAGTCCGCCGTGGCCCAGACCATCGGCAACCTGCGGATGCTCCAGGACGACTACAACGAGGACATCAAGAACGCCCAGGACTGGGGCAACAAGGCCCTCGCCGCGTCCCGCAAGGCTGACGAGTACCGGGCCAAGGGCGACACCGTCGACGCCGAGAAGTTCGACAACCTCGCCAAGGTTGCCCTTCAGCGCCAGATGTCCGCGGAAAACGAGGCAAAGTCGGCCGAGCCGAGCATCGCATCCCAGACCGAGGTCGTGGACAAGCTCAAGCACGGCCTGGGCCAGATGAAGGGCAAGCTCAACGAGCTCACCAGCAAGCGCAACGAGCTGGTGGCCCGCTCCAAGACCGCCGCGGCCCAGACCCAGGTGCACGATGCCATGAAGAGCATAGACTTCATGGATCCCACCTCCGAGGTGGGCCGCTTCGAAGAGAAGATCCGCCGCGAAGAAGCCAGGGTACGCGGCCAGCAGGAACTCGCCGCTTCCAGCCTGGACGCGCAGTTCAACTCGCTGGAGGATCTCGGCGAGCAGACGGAGATCGAGGCCCGGCTCGCCGCGCTGAAGTCCGGCGCCTCCCCCGCCGCCATCGGCGCCAGTGAAAGCCGCCGCCCCGCAGGCTCCACCGTCGAGGAAGCAGACTTCGACAAGCTCTAG
- a CDS encoding zinc-dependent metalloprotease translates to MTSNPLNPSNGDEEPKDPLAEMLKNLMGGQGMGNIDPAELAKAAGLPDDPNLLAQMFSQVQAMMSASSEGPVNWQLAHENARRVAASGSDPSVTAQQSREVDEALRLAEMWLDQVTGLPATGLIGRAWSRAEWVEETLGTWKRLTEPVANSIANALSTAMTEQMPEEMKSMMGGASSMLQNMGGAIFGMQLGQAIGALSAEVVSSTDIGVPLADLEMALLPSNVAKFGEGLSLPENDIRLFLAVREAAHARLFVQVPWLRGHLLGAIEAYARGIHIDTSKIEELARELDPGNPEGIQEALSQGVFMPQRTPAQDQALEKLETALALVEGWVDELSWAATEKLLPSAAALRETVRRRRATGGPAEHAFSSLVGLELRPRRLREAAALWASLKDERGIDGRDAIWQHPDLLPTAEDLEDPKGFSERRKLAEASDSEVDDALQKLLNGGFDEPGDAQAAGDDTGKTGEDGTDDDAPREGESPKS, encoded by the coding sequence ATGACCTCCAACCCACTTAATCCGTCCAACGGCGACGAGGAACCCAAGGATCCGCTGGCAGAAATGCTGAAGAACCTGATGGGCGGCCAGGGCATGGGGAACATCGACCCTGCGGAACTGGCGAAGGCCGCGGGACTGCCGGACGATCCGAATCTGCTCGCCCAGATGTTCTCCCAGGTCCAGGCCATGATGAGCGCTTCCTCGGAGGGCCCGGTGAACTGGCAGCTGGCGCATGAGAACGCCCGGCGCGTTGCCGCGAGCGGCTCCGACCCCTCCGTCACGGCGCAGCAGTCGCGCGAGGTCGACGAGGCCCTGCGGCTCGCCGAAATGTGGCTCGACCAGGTCACCGGTCTGCCGGCCACCGGGCTGATCGGCCGGGCCTGGTCCCGGGCCGAATGGGTGGAAGAAACGCTCGGCACCTGGAAACGCCTGACCGAGCCGGTGGCCAACAGCATCGCGAATGCGCTGTCCACCGCCATGACCGAGCAGATGCCCGAGGAAATGAAGTCCATGATGGGCGGCGCGTCCTCCATGCTGCAGAACATGGGCGGTGCGATCTTCGGCATGCAGCTGGGCCAGGCCATCGGCGCCCTGTCGGCCGAGGTGGTCAGCTCCACGGACATCGGCGTCCCGCTCGCCGACCTCGAAATGGCGCTGTTGCCCTCCAACGTGGCGAAGTTCGGCGAAGGCCTCAGCCTGCCGGAGAACGACATCCGGTTGTTCCTGGCCGTCCGCGAAGCGGCCCACGCCCGGCTGTTCGTCCAGGTTCCCTGGCTGCGCGGCCACCTCCTCGGCGCGATCGAAGCGTACGCCCGAGGCATCCACATCGACACCTCCAAGATCGAGGAACTCGCCCGCGAACTGGATCCGGGGAACCCGGAGGGCATCCAGGAGGCCCTGTCCCAGGGGGTCTTTATGCCGCAGCGCACCCCCGCGCAGGACCAGGCGCTGGAGAAGCTGGAGACCGCCCTCGCGCTCGTCGAGGGCTGGGTGGATGAACTGAGCTGGGCCGCCACCGAGAAGCTGTTGCCCTCGGCCGCGGCGCTGCGTGAGACGGTGCGGCGCCGCCGTGCCACCGGCGGACCGGCCGAACACGCCTTCTCCTCCCTGGTGGGACTGGAACTTCGCCCGCGCCGGCTCCGGGAGGCCGCCGCACTGTGGGCCTCGCTCAAGGACGAACGCGGCATTGACGGCCGCGACGCGATCTGGCAGCACCCTGACCTGCTGCCCACCGCCGAAGATCTCGAAGACCCTAAAGGTTTCAGCGAACGCCGCAAACTGGCCGAGGCCAGCGACTCCGAGGTCGACGATGCCCTGCAGAAGCTGCTGAACGGCGGATTCGACGAGCCTGGGGATGCTCAGGCGGCCGGGGATGACACCGGAAAAACCGGCGAGGACGGCACGGACGACGACGCTCCCCGGGAAGGCGAAAGCCCCAAGTCCTAG
- a CDS encoding YlbL family protein: MTITQGEQPPSGPAAGPSRGRRSLLAGPRSDRRRDNRSSAMLVSGLLALALGFTALSLPVPYVVESPGPTFNTLGTENGTPVISVTGHETFPAKGNLDLTTVYVDGGPNGPVTVVEAFSAWLSGAKAVYPEELIFPTGVTKEQSQQESAVAMTSSQENAVASALRELGIPFEQKMQIAAVPEGSASAGKVLENDVLVSINGKAATALGVIQSELAAGNGAPVEVVVDRDGSSVTANITPSKTAAGRFILGVMLQYKFKFPFDVKISLDKVGGPSAGMMFALGIVDTVTPGDLTGGKHVAGTGTITPDGAIGPIGGISQKMHGARSGGATLFLAPAANCEDVVGHIPDGLQVVRVENLAEARKAVELAASGADTSALPVCSSN; the protein is encoded by the coding sequence TTGACGATTACGCAGGGCGAACAGCCCCCCAGCGGGCCGGCGGCCGGCCCGTCCCGGGGCCGGCGTTCCCTCCTCGCCGGGCCACGTTCGGATCGGCGGCGGGACAACCGGTCATCAGCCATGCTGGTGTCCGGGCTGCTGGCGCTGGCGCTGGGGTTCACGGCCCTGAGCCTGCCGGTCCCGTACGTCGTGGAATCACCCGGTCCGACGTTCAACACCCTGGGCACTGAGAACGGCACGCCGGTCATCAGCGTCACGGGCCATGAGACGTTCCCCGCGAAGGGCAACCTGGACCTCACCACCGTCTATGTCGACGGCGGACCCAACGGTCCGGTGACGGTCGTCGAGGCGTTCTCGGCCTGGCTCAGCGGCGCCAAAGCCGTCTACCCGGAGGAGCTCATCTTCCCCACCGGCGTGACGAAGGAACAGTCGCAGCAGGAGAGCGCCGTCGCGATGACGTCCTCGCAGGAGAACGCCGTGGCCTCCGCCCTCAGGGAACTTGGCATCCCCTTCGAGCAGAAGATGCAGATCGCCGCTGTCCCGGAGGGCTCCGCCTCCGCCGGGAAGGTCCTGGAAAACGACGTACTGGTGTCCATCAACGGCAAGGCGGCGACCGCGCTCGGCGTCATCCAGTCCGAACTGGCGGCCGGCAACGGCGCCCCGGTGGAAGTTGTTGTCGACCGCGACGGCAGCAGCGTGACGGCAAACATCACACCGTCAAAGACCGCAGCCGGACGGTTCATCCTCGGGGTCATGCTGCAGTACAAGTTCAAGTTTCCCTTCGACGTGAAGATATCCCTCGACAAGGTCGGCGGTCCCAGCGCGGGGATGATGTTTGCCCTGGGCATCGTGGACACCGTCACCCCCGGCGACCTGACCGGCGGCAAGCACGTCGCGGGAACCGGAACCATTACCCCCGACGGCGCCATTGGCCCGATCGGGGGGATCAGCCAAAAGATGCACGGGGCCCGGTCCGGCGGCGCCACACTGTTCCTTGCTCCGGCCGCCAACTGCGAGGACGTCGTGGGGCATATTCCCGACGGATTGCAGGTGGTGCGGGTCGAGAATCTGGCCGAGGCGCGGAAAGCCGTCGAACTTGCCGCGTCCGGGGCCGACACATCGGCCCTTCCGGTTTGCTCCAGCAACTAG
- a CDS encoding UPF0182 family membrane protein codes for MSRPASTVPPGRPQQRRGALTPTLIVVALIVVGFIFFANVWTDVLWYQQLGFFEVFLTENLARIVLFLLGFALMFSAVFFAIRIAYHARPVYAPDSDIRDNLNRYQVQLEPVRRVVMIGLPVLFGLFAGSAASSQWQRVLLFLNQEPFGESDPQFNLDISFYLMTLPFLGFVTGFLISVIIVAGIAGILTHYLYGSIRIMERGIFTSRAAQIHLAVSGAAFLLLLGVNFWLDRYASVQNSGGRWAGALYTDVNAVIPTKSILAVAAVLVAVLFVVAAVIGKWRLPVIGTAMLVITSILAGGVYPWVIQQFQVRPSEQTLEKQFIERNIKMTRSAYGLDKIQETRYNATTTTTTGALAPDSETTANIRLLDPNLISDAFSQLEQYRPYYQFPSALNVDRYEIDGKIQDTVIAVRELNPDGLSANQQSWLNRHVVYTHGYGVVAAKGNKFTVDGKPDFLQAGIPSTGVLGNDSTYQPRIYFGENSADYSVVGAPEGAPNREQDRPAAKEGDGETQYTFTGDGGPNVGSFFNKVLYAIKFQSSDLLLSDGVNAESQILYDRNPRERVEKVAPYLTVDGNAYPAVVDGRVKWIVDGYTTSPYYPYSQQEQLSEATADSQTTAGRTVSLPNTSVNYIRNSVKATVDAYDGKVTLYAWDDQDPVLKAWQNIFPSSLKPFSEMSGELMSHVRYPEDLFKVQRELLGRYHVTQPDNFYTNNDAWSVPNDPTVQDDVKQPPYYMSLKMPDQDKPAFQLTSSFIPQVVNGNARNVLYGFLAADSDAGKEKGVKAESYGQLRLLQIPPEANVPGPGQAQNKFNSDPTVSQALNLLRQGASAVLNGNLLTLPVGGGMVYVQPVYLRSTGETSYPTLQRVLVAFGDKIGFAPTLDEALNQLFGGESGASAGDSANNGQAPATPDGTPAAPGGTDAKAELKAALEEANAAIKAGQEALAKGDFAAYGEQQRKLSAALQRAIDAEAKIAAEPAPAPAASPAPEATTPAATPAPTPSS; via the coding sequence TTGTCCCGTCCCGCCAGCACCGTCCCGCCCGGAAGACCCCAGCAACGACGAGGCGCACTGACGCCTACGTTAATTGTCGTGGCCTTGATCGTGGTCGGCTTCATCTTCTTCGCCAATGTCTGGACGGACGTCCTCTGGTACCAGCAGTTGGGCTTCTTCGAAGTGTTCCTGACCGAGAACCTGGCCCGCATCGTTCTCTTCCTGCTTGGTTTCGCCCTGATGTTCTCCGCTGTCTTCTTCGCGATCCGGATCGCCTACCACGCGCGCCCGGTGTACGCACCGGACTCGGACATCCGGGACAACCTCAACCGCTACCAGGTCCAGCTTGAACCGGTCCGCCGCGTCGTTATGATCGGCCTGCCCGTCCTCTTTGGCCTGTTCGCCGGAAGCGCGGCGTCCAGCCAGTGGCAGAGAGTGCTTCTGTTCCTGAACCAGGAGCCCTTCGGCGAGAGCGACCCGCAGTTCAACCTCGACATCAGCTTCTACCTGATGACGCTGCCGTTCCTGGGCTTCGTCACCGGCTTCCTGATCAGCGTCATCATCGTCGCAGGCATCGCGGGCATCCTGACGCATTACCTCTACGGCAGCATCCGGATCATGGAACGCGGCATCTTCACCAGCCGTGCGGCGCAGATCCATCTTGCCGTCTCGGGTGCGGCCTTCCTGCTGCTGCTGGGCGTTAACTTCTGGCTGGACCGCTATGCCTCCGTACAGAACAGCGGCGGCCGCTGGGCGGGTGCGCTGTACACGGACGTCAACGCCGTGATCCCCACCAAATCCATCCTGGCGGTGGCCGCGGTCCTCGTCGCGGTGTTGTTCGTCGTTGCTGCCGTGATCGGCAAGTGGCGGCTGCCCGTCATCGGTACTGCGATGCTCGTCATCACCTCGATCCTGGCCGGCGGCGTCTATCCCTGGGTGATCCAGCAGTTCCAGGTCCGGCCTTCTGAACAGACGCTCGAGAAGCAGTTCATCGAACGCAATATCAAAATGACCCGCTCGGCGTACGGACTGGATAAGATCCAGGAAACCCGGTACAACGCCACCACCACCACCACCACAGGCGCTCTCGCCCCCGATTCGGAGACCACCGCCAACATCCGGTTGCTGGACCCCAACCTGATCTCGGATGCGTTCTCCCAGCTTGAGCAGTACCGGCCGTACTACCAGTTCCCCAGCGCCCTGAACGTGGACCGCTATGAGATCGACGGCAAGATCCAGGACACCGTCATCGCGGTCCGTGAGCTCAACCCGGACGGGCTGAGTGCCAACCAGCAGTCCTGGCTGAACCGCCACGTTGTCTACACCCACGGCTACGGTGTCGTGGCCGCCAAGGGCAACAAGTTCACCGTCGACGGCAAGCCTGACTTCCTGCAGGCCGGAATCCCGTCCACCGGCGTGCTCGGCAACGACTCGACCTACCAGCCGCGGATCTACTTCGGTGAGAACTCGGCCGACTACTCAGTCGTCGGCGCCCCTGAAGGAGCTCCGAACCGCGAGCAGGACCGGCCCGCAGCCAAGGAAGGCGACGGCGAGACGCAGTACACCTTCACCGGCGACGGCGGCCCGAATGTGGGCAGCTTCTTCAACAAGGTCCTCTACGCCATCAAGTTCCAGTCCTCGGACCTGCTGCTCTCTGACGGTGTGAACGCCGAATCCCAGATCCTCTACGACCGCAACCCCCGGGAACGGGTCGAAAAGGTCGCCCCGTACCTCACCGTGGACGGCAACGCCTACCCGGCCGTTGTCGACGGCCGCGTGAAGTGGATTGTGGACGGCTACACCACCAGCCCGTATTACCCCTACTCCCAGCAGGAGCAGCTCTCCGAGGCCACTGCCGACTCGCAGACGACCGCGGGCCGGACGGTCTCCCTGCCAAACACCTCCGTCAACTACATCCGCAACTCGGTCAAGGCCACGGTGGACGCCTACGACGGAAAAGTGACGCTCTATGCCTGGGATGACCAGGACCCGGTACTGAAGGCGTGGCAGAACATCTTTCCGTCCTCGCTGAAGCCGTTCTCGGAAATGTCCGGGGAACTGATGAGCCACGTCCGCTACCCGGAGGACCTGTTCAAGGTCCAGCGGGAACTCCTGGGCCGTTACCACGTCACCCAGCCGGACAACTTCTACACCAACAATGACGCCTGGAGCGTCCCGAATGACCCGACTGTCCAGGACGACGTCAAGCAGCCGCCGTACTACATGTCACTGAAAATGCCCGATCAGGACAAACCGGCCTTCCAGCTGACCTCTTCGTTTATCCCGCAGGTAGTGAACGGAAACGCCCGTAACGTGCTCTACGGCTTCCTGGCCGCGGACTCCGACGCGGGCAAGGAAAAGGGCGTGAAGGCGGAGAGTTACGGCCAGCTCAGGCTGCTGCAGATCCCGCCGGAAGCGAATGTCCCCGGCCCCGGCCAGGCGCAGAACAAGTTCAACTCGGACCCCACGGTGTCCCAGGCGTTGAACCTGCTTCGCCAGGGTGCGTCGGCGGTCCTCAACGGCAACCTGCTCACCCTGCCGGTAGGTGGCGGCATGGTGTACGTCCAGCCTGTGTACCTCCGGTCCACGGGTGAAACGTCCTACCCCACACTGCAGCGCGTCCTGGTGGCGTTTGGTGACAAGATCGGGTTCGCCCCGACCCTGGACGAGGCCCTGAACCAGTTGTTCGGCGGTGAGTCGGGAGCCAGTGCCGGCGACTCGGCCAACAACGGGCAGGCGCCCGCCACGCCCGACGGCACACCGGCCGCTCCAGGCGGCACCGACGCCAAAGCAGAGCTGAAGGCGGCCCTGGAAGAGGCGAATGCCGCCATCAAGGCCGGCCAGGAAGCCCTCGCGAAGGGTGACTTCGCAGCCTACGGCGAGCAGCAGAGGAAACTCTCTGCGGCCCTGCAGCGGGCCATCGATGCCGAGGCCAAGATCGCGGCAGAGCCGGCACCTGCGCCGGCGGCCAGCCCGGCCCCGGAGGCCACAACGCCGGCGGCAACCCCCGCCCCGACACCGAGCAGCTAA
- a CDS encoding cryptochrome/photolyase family protein — MYSGSLPSTLLWLRDDLRLDDNPALSEAASLGQPLTVVYVLDEASPGVRPLGGAAKWWLHHSLTDLAAGLEAAGSRLLLRRGPAAGIIQELARETGASTLFWNRRYGCPEREVDAGLKAWAAEQGLQAASFQASLMFEPWTVRTGAGGPYKVFTPFWRACLEGPEPRRPLDAPESLPAPAAGAAAKPPAGDALDSWELLPRTPDWSAGLAGTWQPGEAGAQQRLEDFLDGPAEDYGTGRNVPGVEGTSRLSPHLRFGEISPFRIWHALRERFPHAAPADVGIFRSELGWREFCWQLLYENPHLATRNYRPEFDRFAWQTPSDAELAAWQQGRTGYPLVDAGMRQLWQTGWMHNRVRMAAASFLVKNLLADWRLGEAWFWDTLVDADAASNPANWQWVAGSGADASPYFRIFNPVTQSKRFDAGARYLREYLPELSGLDDKTIHEPWKAGGPAAGYPEPIVGLPESRARALDTYQRLKDG, encoded by the coding sequence ATGTATTCGGGATCCCTGCCTTCGACCCTTCTCTGGCTCCGCGACGACCTCCGGCTGGACGACAACCCGGCCCTGAGCGAAGCGGCCTCGTTGGGGCAGCCCCTCACCGTGGTCTATGTCCTGGACGAAGCCTCCCCCGGCGTGCGGCCCCTCGGCGGCGCCGCGAAATGGTGGCTGCACCATTCCCTGACAGACCTCGCCGCCGGGCTTGAGGCCGCGGGCTCACGCCTCCTGCTGCGCCGCGGCCCGGCCGCCGGCATCATCCAGGAACTTGCCCGGGAAACCGGCGCCTCGACGCTGTTCTGGAACCGCCGCTACGGCTGCCCCGAACGCGAGGTGGACGCCGGCCTCAAAGCCTGGGCCGCGGAACAGGGCCTCCAGGCGGCCAGCTTCCAGGCCAGCCTGATGTTCGAGCCGTGGACGGTGCGGACCGGGGCCGGCGGGCCCTACAAAGTCTTCACGCCCTTCTGGCGGGCCTGCCTCGAGGGCCCCGAGCCCCGGAGGCCCCTGGACGCCCCGGAGAGCCTCCCTGCCCCGGCGGCGGGCGCGGCGGCAAAGCCTCCGGCCGGCGACGCCCTCGACAGCTGGGAGCTGCTCCCCCGCACGCCGGACTGGAGCGCCGGCCTCGCCGGCACCTGGCAGCCCGGGGAAGCCGGTGCGCAGCAGCGGCTTGAGGACTTCCTCGACGGTCCGGCGGAAGATTACGGCACCGGCCGGAACGTCCCGGGGGTCGAAGGAACCAGCAGGCTCTCCCCCCATCTGCGGTTCGGCGAAATCAGCCCTTTCCGGATCTGGCACGCACTGCGCGAACGCTTTCCGCACGCGGCGCCGGCCGACGTCGGGATCTTCCGGTCCGAACTCGGCTGGCGGGAGTTCTGCTGGCAGCTGCTCTACGAGAACCCGCACCTGGCCACCCGGAACTACCGGCCCGAGTTTGACCGCTTCGCCTGGCAGACCCCCTCCGACGCCGAACTCGCAGCCTGGCAGCAGGGCCGCACCGGCTATCCCCTCGTTGACGCCGGAATGCGCCAGCTCTGGCAGACCGGCTGGATGCACAACCGCGTCCGGATGGCCGCCGCGAGTTTCCTCGTGAAGAACCTGCTGGCCGACTGGAGGCTGGGCGAAGCCTGGTTCTGGGACACCCTGGTGGATGCGGACGCCGCGAGCAACCCGGCGAACTGGCAATGGGTGGCCGGGTCCGGTGCCGACGCCTCACCGTACTTCCGGATCTTCAACCCGGTCACCCAGAGCAAGAGGTTCGACGCCGGTGCCCGCTACCTGCGCGAATATCTCCCGGAGCTCTCCGGCCTGGACGACAAGACGATCCACGAACCGTGGAAGGCCGGCGGCCCGGCAGCGGGCTACCCGGAACCGATCGTCGGGCTGCCGGAGTCCCGTGCCCGGGCGCTGGACACCTACCAGCGGCTCAAGGATGGCTAG